In one Pangasianodon hypophthalmus isolate fPanHyp1 chromosome 22, fPanHyp1.pri, whole genome shotgun sequence genomic region, the following are encoded:
- the LOC128317217 gene encoding keratin-associated protein 10-8-like, protein MCCIPMCCIPVCCIPVCCIPMCCIPVCCIPMYCVPVCCIPVCCILMCCVPVCCIPVCCIPVCCNPVCCIPVCCNPVCCIPVCCIPVCCNPVCCFPVGCVQEDQTAVLNCDVLIRALV, encoded by the coding sequence ATGTGCTGTATTCCCATGTGCTGTATTCCAGTGTGCTGTATTCCCGTGTGCTGTATTCCTATGTGCTGTATTCCTGTGTGTTGTATTCCTATGTATTGTGTACCCGTGTGCTGTATTCCCGTGTGTTGTATTCTTATGTGTTGTGTACCCGTGTGTTGTATTCCCGTGTGTTGTATTCCTGTGTGTTGTAATCCTGTGTGTTGTATTCCTGTGTGTTGTAATCCTGTGTGTTGTATTCCTGTGTGTTGTATTCCTGTGTGTTGTAATCCTGTGTGTTGTTTTCCTGTGGGTTGTGTTCAGGAGGATCAGACAGCAGTGCTGAATTGTGATGTTCTTATTAGGGCTTTAGTGTAA